The Strix uralensis isolate ZFMK-TIS-50842 chromosome 5, bStrUra1, whole genome shotgun sequence genome segment AAACACACAACTCCCCAGcttttcctcatcttcctcccaTTTATGTCTCCAGGGTTAAAACCCAGTCCAGAATCCCCAGACCAAATTGAATTAGAATTTAACATTCAAAGATTCAGGCTCCCTTTAGGCTCTAAGGAACAGAATGTCATCCTGTCTCGCAGTTAATAGCTGCTGGGTAGTCGTTTCAAAGCCATTTCTTTTCAGTGAGCTCCACCATAGCAAATCCCAGCAGTGAATGTATTTCTGGCCTGGCCGTGCCTCTAATCCCACAGCTGAGTCTTATGTGTGATCTCTTTTGAAATGCTagatctatatattttttttttaaattccagacaGCGATATTTCTAGGACTTGGCATTTAGAGTGGCAACAGGGTTGTTTAtaggaagagaagggagaggaTGGAAGGACGATGTTGACCTAGCAGCCCTACAAACCTACCGCACTTAATCCACTTATCACTCTGAATTCCTGAAGCAGATAAATGCTGATAACAGTTAAAACACATCACTGACAGGAGCAGCATGTTCTGTCCTCTAGAAATACATCAATGCTGGAAATTGCAAAGCTGTGTGCTACCATGGGGATGAGCATGATATAAGAGCTGAGGAAGCCCTCGCAGTTCAGCAGAGTTCTTCCACAGGAGGGTAGTAAGCCTCtgcccccttctccctccctgccccaactACCTTGAGATGCCCATTCAGGCCTGAGAAATGCTGCCGAGCACTGTTGTGACCCCACAGCTCCCCAGAGCCACAGCTGCCTGATCTGTGCCTACATATCTGAAATAGCAAGTGGGCCCCAAGTGTCTTGTTACCGCTCTTGATTGTCCTTGCTGCTCAGTGTTAAGACCTGCGAGGAGCGATTTCCAGCTGAGACCAGCCCTGTGCAGTTCACATCAGCATGTCTTGGGGAGAGGAGCTGGTTTTGGCTAATCTGagctaaaccttccctggaggaGTGCAGCTGCTGCACCAGCCTTGCAGAGCCACACAAAGCCACTTGCTCCTCTCCCCATCTGTCAGGGATCTCAGCAAGGTACCAGAGCCATCCCTGGGCTCAGGGGGCCGCAGCTGCATGCCACCCCCTGTGTCAAGACCCCTTCCTCCTGAGGACCTGTCCCAGGctgaacaggaggaaaaatgctATAAACCAAAGGTTGCTTTGGAGCAAACCTCGCTCCTACAAACTCTGGAGGGATAAACCAACCGATAGAAAGTGATTTTGACGGTGCGCAGTTCACAGGCTCAGCTACCTTCTTAGGTCTTTCCCATCACGGCCATCCCCCACAGTACAGCACCCTGTGTGAACAGGCACCCTTGAAATTGCAGCCAAGTGCTTTCTTGTGGACAGTGCAAATGTCTCACAAAAAGTGCAAAAGGGGGAAGCTGCCCAGAGAGAAGTGAAGATCTCTCAGacatcagggtttttttgagtCAGACGCTGCTCAGCTGTTGCATTGCAGATGTCTTAGCTAAAAACAAGCTTTCGTCAAAATCAAAGACTCTTTATGAGTATAGGCGGCAAGAACCTCCCACATTAAGAGGGCTTTCTTCTTCAAAAGGACTCTCCTTAGACTTCCCTACAATAGATTTCTTAAGGCTTGCCTGCACTGCAAAGCTGATTCAGAGCCAGCATCGTGTGGATCTGAAACATCCCAACTGTTAGGGATGAGTTCACTGTCTGGTTGTTTTCACTTCTGGAGTACAAGTGGCTTCCTCCGAAGTGACCTAGTGGAGGAGCTGGCTGTGGAGGGAAGTTTTGTTCAGTCAGGAGTACAGTGGAGCACTTCTGCTGTACTGACTGCTGATGTGGGTACTTGTTTTCTGTGTTGAAGGCAAAACAGGTGATCCCACACTTGAGTGTTCACATACAGAAGGAATTTGATGGTGCTACTCTGCCCTGAACCCACACCCTGTGGCACGGCTCATTAGCCTCCCCATGTGAACAAAGGACCTGATTAAGATAATTTGAAGTCAGGTGCCCTTAGTCCAAAACCTGGATGGTCCACACAGTGAGATAATCAGGAATAGCTGTTCCAAAACAACTGTGTAAACAAATCCTTGGTAAAAATCCCACTGTGCCACTTTTAAGCTTGTCCATCGCTTCAGAGTCAGTTGAATCCTTCCCTGAATTTGACCACATTCACCTCAAATGGCCTCGATCGGCATCAGTCAAAGCACATTTTTTCCCATATTCCAACATGGGGCTTCGGTCACTGTGGAAGGTGACAAAGTTTGCTTTAAATGCATGTGATATTTTACAGTCATCGGGAGACAAAGTTCTATGTGTTAAAGAGCTTATGGTCTAATCTTTGGGCATCCTCTGGTAGGTGTAACACCATTGTAACAGTGCAGAGAAATGAACCCCAGTGCGGGGAGGAGTCTGACCAAAAAGCAGAAGAGCCTGCATCAGCCAGGAACACTGCCAAAAGCAGTGTGCGTCCATCCCACCCGTCCCTTTGCAAACAGGAGGGGATCAACCAGCTGCCCAGAGGGTGGAAATACCTGACAAACCTCCATCTCTTTTGCCTTTTGGATCTTCATGCCTGGTTGCTTTCTTAAAGCCTTTGACCCCCATCATGGCCTTTAATCTAAAAATCATCTTCCTGTTTCTTTGGTTGCTTCAGTGTGaaggtaaaaaaatgttttttaattccttttgtttACTCTCACGTTTGTTCGTATTAGAGCATTTCCAGCTGCTATCTTTTGCTAATTTCCAGAGATCCCCTCTAGGAATTTGCACGCTGCtgctatttctgtcttttaaacaTTTCAAAGATGAGAGAGAGAATCCTCAAGAAAGGAGGAACATGGGAGAAGGGTTAGATAACCTAAATAAAATGGTTTGGCTTTTTCCCTGGCATGTTCTTCTCAAGCTAATGGCTCCTGGGATACTGTAAGAAGATGGATCTCTCCTCTGGTTTGTTACAGCAGTGCTTAGCCATGTCTTGTATAGAAACTATATTCATGTGTGTTCTGCTGGTTAGAGATGAGGAGAAGGATGATGAATGATGaatgattttagaaaataagGCCCTGAAGAGACCGCTGGGTTATCACTCCCACAGTGTCTGTAGGATTTTCTGTTACCCTCTTTCCACAATGTTGTATCTAGTGTACACAGGACTGTGCGCTCACAATAAATGAGCATGTCCCTTAGGACTCTACTGTATCTTGGTTGCTTTTACAGCTAAGAATCTTTTTCCAGTGACATTACCTAAGCCTTTCCTTACTAAGCTCAGGCTATTGTCCCTAGCTATGTCATCTGTAGAGGATTTTACTTAACAGAAGTTACTTCCCAACAGTCCTTTCTGGACAGTGGCTGTGCCCGCCCTTCATTATTgccccccacaacacttcctCAATGCTCAGCATTCAGCAGCGCTAAGTCTGAGTTGCCTTTTCTGATGCTGAGTCCTGCTGTGCAGAGGTGATGCTGCTGTTGTGATGCAGCGTTAGTGCACGATGACAGGAAAGCAAGCCTGGCTGTGCTCTGGGACAGCTTTAATGCCTTGTTATGAGCCTGTTCATAGATGCAGAACCCCAGGGATTCTCATCAAAAGCATGAATGGAAAAGCCTGCCCATCCCCTACTTTTGCtctctacatttttttcccccccttctatTTTCATGTCTCTGAAAGAATCCTTCATTTTGTAAGACTTGTGTGTAAGTTTCCAGTTCCCTTTTTTAAAGACAACAATGGTTCGCACAGGCCTCCTCTCAAGTTGCTTTATATGTGGTGTTATGTCAGCTGCCAAACAAATAGATTCAGAGAGTGCCTGATATTATATCCAGATTTGGCTGAAAAGCCAAAGAGGTCCTGTACCGCAGGCTCCTTACTAGCTCACTCttagcagtttttattttttactgaacaAAACAGGGAGCGAACTATGGTGTGTTCCCCATCTGTGCTTATTCATCGTCTCTTGTAACTCCCGACATCATTGTCTACTGAATTGCAGTGATAGATCACTTTCAACAGCCCCGTCTGTGTAAGGAGGAAGCACATGAAGGGCATGATCTCCCATCTTTCTGCCTAAGATACTGTCACATATAGATACTTAAGATCCGCAGCTTCTGCAGATAGTTCCCATATCTAGCATCAAGTCCTGTACTTTGCTGCCCATTTACAGCAGCAAAAGTTTGGAGTGATTAAGCTGTGTCTTATTGTTCATGGCCATGGTGCTGGCCCCTGTACAGAATATGCAATTTCCTTCCTCACTCATGCTTCAGAAATACACAGTCCCGCTGATAACACCTGCTTGCTTACAGCACCTTCACAGGCACAGATTCATCACACGGTCACACATAGATGCCCAAGCAGAGGTTGCAACTCGGGAGTTTCAGGAGATGTCCAGCTAGTGTTTGTCTTGGAAACTTGCTTTCTATTCATCCACTGTAAATAGAGTCTCACACCACTGCAAAATCAGTTCACTTCCTGCTTCATTTCCTGTCTTTCTGCGTGCTGGCGTTGTACAGAGGGCTCACAAGGGAAAAGGGGAAGCCTGTGAATGCAACAGGCTAGCGCAAATCACACAGCAATTACCTAAGAGATGTGGCAGATCACACAGGGCACATGCTCTGAATCACTCAGTTTCTGACAAGGGCCAACAGTGTGTGCTACGGGTGTGCTTACTGACATATGGTTATTTTCACTGTGTGATTCTGTCTTTGGGGCAGCAGTCCTCTCCTGACTTAAAGCGCTATTAGGTGACTGCTAACAATTATTACCCTTACAGGGGGAAATGTTGATGTACAGCAGAAACCTCCAATCCAGGTTGCGCTGCTCAAGGAAGGAGTATCCATCCCCTGTAAAGTCATCTTCCCTTACATGCCGAAATACACTAAATTTTCAATCTTCTATTACTGGATTAATTCACTGGGCCAGAGAACACCCATCTACAGTAGGTCAGAAAACGTAGACATCCCTTCTGGAAGTGAGAATAAGACTGCTACCGTATCTTACGACCACAGTATCATACCACTTGAAAACACCTCTTATACTGGCACATACTACTGCGAGGTCAAATGGAATGACATCCAGAAAATGGGAAAGGGAGTGTTTGTCCTTGCTAGAGGTAAGTGAACAACCAGAAAGGCTGGGCAGGTGGCTAAAAATCTGCTGGATCTGGCTATGAAAGGATGatctttgctcttcttttcctCTACCCAAACACGCCATGGAGTCAGGTGGGAATAATACTTTATGCCTAATACTTAATGCCATCAGAGTTGAATGCACTTTACACAGCTGACCTGTGCTACTGTTCCCAATGCACAGATGGGGACATGAAGATGCAGTAATTTTTAtctgccctgctgcagcctcctgggAACAACAGGCTTAAAGTCAGGGTGTAACCCGGGAGCCTGGGCACTGCGTCAGAGGGTGCTTTTAGGTGTCAGTGTTCGGGAGACAGTGCCATTTGGCCATTAGCAGTGTGACAGAGACTGATGAACACAAGGTCAGTGGTTAGGGTGCTTGTTGTAATCAGACACAGAGGTTAGGCCCTCACCATTAGGGGCTCCTGAACAGGTTAGGGCTCACGGTAATCCCTCCCCCTTTTCCATGTGGTACAAGGGCTCGGCTGTTCCATTAATGTGCAGACTGGAAAGCAAGGGAGAGCTTCATGCCAAGATAAGAGGAATGTTATAGAAAAGTGATAAGGACTTGCATGCAGCTGACTGGCTGGATTTGCATTACTGAATACTGGATATGAAAAACTTCTTAGAAAGTGTAAATGCAAAGAGCTGTGATGAAGTAGCTTTGCTGCACTGGTCAGAGGATGCCTACAGTACCCACCCTGCTAGTTTGTGTGGCCTGTgtactttcacagaatcacagaatcatctaggttggaaaggaccttgaagatcatctagtccaaccattaacctagcactgacagaccccaactacaccatatccctcagtgctatgtcaacccacctcctgaacacctccagggatggggactccaccacctccctgggcagcccattccaatgcctaacaaccccttctgtaaagaaatacttcgtaatatccagtctaaaccttccctggtgcaacttgaggccattccctcttgtcctatcgcttgttacttggttaaagagactcatccccagctctctgcaacctcctttcaggtagctgtagagggcggtgaggtctcccctcagcctcctcttctccagactaaacaaccccagttccctcagccgctcctcgtatgacatgtgctccagaccctgcaccagcttcgttgcccttctctggacacgctcgagtaattcaatgtcctttttgtactgaacacagtagtcgaggtgtggtctcaccagtgccgagtacaggggtaagatcacttccctgtccctgctggccatgctatttctgatacaagccaggatgccattggctgccttggccacctgggcacactgctggctcatgttcagccggctgtcaatcaacacccccaggtccctctctgactggcagctctccagccactcctccccaagcctgtagcgctgctgggggttgttgtgacccaagtgcagcacccggcatttggccttattgaaactcctccagttggccttagcccattgctccagcctgtccaggtctctctgcagagcctccctaccctcgagcagatctTTCTGCCCCTACCACTAAAGACCTTTGCCAGCCTCTACCTACCACTTTTCTTGGCTCTCATAGTTATGTCACCTCTCTCTAACCTACATGAAGTGTAGCTGCTTATATCATGTCTCTTTTGCATGATTCTTCAGCTGCACCCTGCTCTCTATTCAGTCAGACTAAGTTTTGAAGGGGGTGTGCCTCTGTGCCACTGTATTCTGCACAGCTTCTGTATTTCATTCTCTCAAGGCTCTTTCCAGGGTTAAAAATGCAGCAGGATTGTAACTTCCGTTCACactgtgaattttctttcttacagGTACAGGGTACATGGAGACCTCTTATGGGTGGGAAATCCTTATTACCCTTACCACTCTTCTTGCTGCATTGAGCATCACTGCAACAGCTCTGCTTCTGTGGAAAAGAAAGGCaagttaaaaccaaataaaaagcaATGCCTGACATGACCTATTCTAGgaatttatttcatttgcttCTAACTTGGCTGGATTGGAAGTCCCCatgctgaaattttccatgctggTTGTCTGCCtcaggtttattttctttttttaagttcagtctttctgagaaaaaaagattacaagaaagacaaaacaagTCATTGATTTGTCCATTAAAGAAATTCTGGTAATCATTTTGACTCCGGCATGCTCTGCTTTAGAGCAAGGATCTGACACAGGGCAAGATGTCACACTAGCAGTGTGCTGGCCCTGAGAATAGTCAAGGAGATGTAACCTTGTGATGGGTTTTTGGAAAACTGCAGTTTGTGCATGCTCAGTTGTGGCTCTTGTCAATTTAGCAGATCAGTTGCCTAAAGGAGCCCCCGTGAGGCTTCCTTCCCACACAATGCCAGTCAGATGGGTAATGTGCTGTGCACCCAAGCAAATCTGTTGCGGCCCCggtggcaggaggagggcagggctTTCCTTGTTTCTAATCCTCTTTCAAGATGGGGGTTACTCCGATTCAAGGGCACAACCCGATTGCAATGAGGCTGTGCAACTGTATTCCTGAGCCATGACTCAGGCACCATAGAAGAAAACAATCTGCAGTTTGGAGGGGATGGGGACCAGAACCTTGGGCATATGTTTGGCAGAGAAAACGTTAAGAGACAAAGTGAGAGGGGAAGGTCAGGACAAGGATCCTAAGGAAGCCTGTGTGGAAGTCCCAACTAActgggaaaaaagagagagacaaggATCTGAGGAGCAACCTACTTtagctgactctgctttgagcagagggggattggactagacaatctccagaggcGTCTTCCAACAGCAGTGATTCTGTAAGGCTGGAAGAAGGAGCCTCGAGATGGAAACTGGAACTGGAATACAGAGCAAGGAAGCACTGGGGCTTGGAGGAGGGCGTTAAGACTGGTCTGACAGGGCCCCTTGGGTAAGCAGACTAGTGGCACAGGTTGGGACCAGGTGGGTGAGGAATTGGAAGCTGGGATGAGTACCTGAGGGCAAGGGGGAAACCAGGAGTAGGAAAGAAAGTATGTAGAGGGCAGGAGAAGATGAGCCAAAAGTAGGGCTGAAAGATCTGGATGAGACAGGGGCCCCGTGGAAAAAAACTCTGGAGTCGTGATACTGGAATCCCTGTTGTTTGGGGAAAATCTACTGCTCCTACTACTGCTACCCTCAAGCATTCAGACAGTATCCTCTGCATTCTTCCAGAGATCTCAAGGCtggcttaaaaaaatctgatgtcTTTTAGAATGGAATTTGGGGATTGTTGTTTTCTAGGTAGAGCATGCCCCATATTTACTCTTTCAAGCTGCTTTTTGCCACCACGACAGCAGACTCTCTGTGTGCATTTTTATGTGGAGGCTGTGCTGCTGGTACAGTCCTATGACTTCAAGGAGCATCAGGCTTCAGCACACACAGTCGGAGATCATGAGGTTGAAAACAGAATGGCAGCAGTTGGCAGACCTGCTAATCTCGTGAGATTTACCTTGCAGGCAGTCTGATGGAGAAGGGAGTGTAAGTGGCAGTGTGACTAGGCTGGAGACAGGCCCCCATCTCTTCTTGCCTAGACAGCGTCTCCATGGGGATGAAGAGAGAGGCACTGTCAGGACTTGCCGATTGGCATCCTGAGGTTTTGAGGTGGGCCAGCAAGTCTCAGACCTATGGGCTCTCCTTGGGGCCCAAAGAGATTGTGCAATCATTACATTTGCCCTCCTGCAGAACACAGCCCATATTTCTCACCACAGCTTGCTCAGACCTGctggtttaaaaatgtttatctttaaGAGAAGCTATTTAGCATCCTCCTTAGTTACTAATGGACTGGAAAGCAGTTCATCGTTTTCATGTGA includes the following:
- the NFAM1 gene encoding NFAT activation molecule 1, which gives rise to MAFNLKIIFLFLWLLQCEGGNVDVQQKPPIQVALLKEGVSIPCKVIFPYMPKYTKFSIFYYWINSLGQRTPIYSRSENVDIPSGSENKTATVSYDHSIIPLENTSYTGTYYCEVKWNDIQKMGKGVFVLARGTGYMETSYGWEILITLTTLLAALSITATALLLWKRKVLCPGRNQVNILRQKVETQPPSASPPPPPPPPVYDCLDLQQVEVYSILENNTNNPSCRKSSPGKTPKKQATLEESSDTLYENI